TCTTTTTAATTTGCTTATTAAGTCCAATAGATTATTTGTACATACTAAATAAATTCATAATTCAATTACACGATTTGAACCAATACGACGGGGTTCAAGCGAACCTATGACTATAATGGTGGCTCCGCTTGGAAGTGCAAGATGGGATGAGTTGCACTTATTtaatttagggtgtgtttggtatcaagaaaaatattttccttaaaaATAAGTGATTTTCTTGCTTATTTTTTTGGTGTTTGGTTAGATAGTAgaatatatttttaagaaaatatataatttaGGACGGGAGACGAAATATTAAGGGTTGGGAAGGGTGGTAGGCCGGGGTCTAGAAGTAGGTGGGGGTAGGGGGAAGAGCGGGATGGGTTTGGGGAATAGGGTgagaaaagttggaaaaaagttttgaaaattatttccTCTCCTTTAGGTAGGAAAATCATTTCCCTCCGATCAAAGAAAAATGAGTTCATGAGTAGAATACTTTCAAAAACAATTAACCAATTAAAcatgaaaaaaattgaaaaacattaccaaacacacccttaaagTGTTTTAATAATCTTTTCCCAAAATCATCATATCTCAGTCTAATTTTTTCGTACTTCAGTTTTGtcatatttaatatttttctgaGGCTGACATATTGTTATCTGTCCTTAAATATTTTCACAGCTGGAAATTCAAAACTCTTTCGAGAATATATTGGTGCAGAATCAACCTCAGTGAAGCTAACTGACGTACCAATAAACTCCAACGTTGAGTTCCATTTCATATTAGCATTTGCCATTGACTATAATTACGACAACTCAAAACCTTCACCAACAAATGGAAAATTCAACATTTTTTGGGAAAACAATCACCTTAACCCTAAAGAAATCGCCTCAATAAAATCTCGttacaaaaatgtaaaaatcgcTGTTAGTTTGGGAGGTGACACAGTTGGTAAAAACAAATACGTTTATTTTAAACCTAAGTCCATTAATTCTTGGGTCGATAACGCGGTCTCTTCGTTATCGTCTATGATCGAAGAGTACAACATCGATGGAATCGACATTGATTACGAACATTTTTCAGATACGAACACTAATATATTTGCAGAATGCATAGGACAACTCGTGACAaagctaaagaaaagtggaaaaatACAATTTGCTTCAATTGCTCCGTTCGAAGATAATGTTGTCCAAAGTCATTATATGACTTTATGGAAAAAATATGGGCAAGTTATTGACTATGTTAATTTCCAATTTTATGCGTATAATAAGATAGATGTGACGGAATTTGTGAGGAATTTTAATAAACAAGCTTCGAATTATGAAGGAGGTCAGATTTTGGCTAGTTTTGTAAATAAAGGTGGTGGTTTGGGACCTAAAGATGGATTTTTTGAAGCTTGTAAAGAATTAAAAGGACAAGGAAAACTTGGTGGGATATTTGTATGGTGTGCAGATGAATCAACAAAAACTGGATTCAAGTATGAGAAGATGTCTCAGAATTTGTTAGCCTCTTCTTGATCAAAATTTGTGAACGAGTTGAATAAGAAAGTCTATAAGATCAAATTAATTGTTcaggttgattttttttttttttttttttttttttttatccaacttatgtgtgtgtgtatgtggggggggggggggtggattAAGCGACCAACATTATTTGATCGTTTATAATGGTTATGTACCCATGTATAATAAATAGTCCAAttgtataaaaaaataatttaaacacTCTTTGTTTGCTATATTATCTTTCTATAGGAATCGATGGCCATGTACTCATGTTTATCAATGAGGTTCAATTAATTGCCAAGTTTTATTTTGTAGTTTTAATATGCACAAATGAAGTTTTAAAATTGGATCTCTTAGTGAAAAGGTAAATATTAATCAAATTATTGTTTTGAGGGAAATATTTTGTAAATTTGAGGGGCAATTTTGGACCcttttcatatttatttttattttttaatgacACCGTTAGTGAAAAAGGACAAAAGTGAACCTTTCGCAAATTACAAGGACAAACATATGTCAATTTTGTAACGGCAGGAGCAAAAAAATGGCCCAACTATTAACAGAGGCCAAAAGTGTAGGGGCAATTTTGGGTAGAAATGGCATGGGGTAGCCACTGTTTAAGCTGGTGtttactttttatccagcatttttaatACTTAGCAATAGTAgtcactagtctattaaaattaatatgaaaagactgtgttaccctttcttctatctcttttcccAAACGGAAATGCAGTGTATTTATACTGTTTCATTTCCGCATCTAAGGTGCGCAATCGTGTATTCGGAACCTCGCCTTCACCTATTGGTAAGGAAGGTCAACGAGAGCACGAAATGGTACGAACTTCTATTAATGCTACTGAATGTTAAATCTCTTTGGTTATAGTTCTTGTTGATAAGCTAAACAAGCATGAAGAACATAAGGGAACGATTACAAAAGCAAAAGGAGAATGGGGAGAGGTTCCAGATTTTAAAAAAAGATTAAGATATGACGttgtgaaaataagaaaaagagtgaTGAGTAAACAGGAAATGCAATTCCTTCccagaagttaaggacatgtagtcctgaagtcctaaagttaaattcaaaagttaaggacatggtcctgaacttagagtttcaagttcaaaagttaaggaaatgtagtcttgaagtcctaaagttaagttcaatagttaaggacacaagttcaaaagttaaggacagatagtccttaacttacagttacaagttctaaagttaaggacatgcagtccttaacttacagttacaagttcaaaagttaaggacatgcagtccttaacttacagttacaagttcaaaagttaaggacaataggtccttaactttgatttccaagttcaaaagttaaggacagacattccttaacttatagttacacgttcaaaagttaaggacaaacagtccttaacttacagttacaagttcaaaagttaaggacaataagtccttaactttgacttacaagttcaaaagtaaaGGACGCTTGGTCTTGAAGTTTgtgttccaagttcaaaagttaaggacatgtagctttgaagtcctgaacttagagttccaagttcaaaagttaaggacatgtaatcgtgaacttagagttacaagttcaaaagttaagaacatGTAGTCctaaagtcctgaacttagagttccaagttcaaaagttaaggacatgtagtcctgaagttaaggacatgagcagaagaGTATTTTCGTCAAGACagtaaagtttattaaagtagtggctaaagactaaagatattttaagcagtggcttaaaagtaaatacatgtgttattagtggccaACCGTGCACTTCCCCCCAATTTTGGCCCTTTATTATTTCTTAAATAcaatcaaacctctctataacaacatcttTATATAACAACCATTCACTATTAAATTAGCCAAGTTTTTTTGGAAatgatttttatgttatgttataataatATATGTCCTccataacaacacttcactataaaaaaaaatatatcgaAACAAACGAGGCCATTATAGAGAGATTTGACTATATAACAAAGAGTAACTAATATAGGAACTTCATATCCTCGCCTAAGAGCAACAAATAAACTTCTTTGAACTTCAGTGAGTGTTTTGAATTTAAGTTTTGCCATGGTAATTTAGGGTTttcctgtcacgaccctaaacccggacccggtcgtgatgacgcctctcgtgaagacaaggctagccaactagttccaattcaatttttaaaacagttaaacatCTATAAACAGTCTAATCATGAGTAAATAAGCCAAAGACTAAGCAAAAGATTTTTATAATGTGCAGAATACAACCCAAACatagcccaacatcggggtgtcacaagtcacgagcatctactaaggtctcaAATACAAGTAAGTTCTGAGATAGGCTAAATACAGTCCAAGGACATCAAAAGGGAGAAAGTAGTGCTGCAAACGCCGACAGCTACCATgataaactccgatgactctgccttcgatcagccaatacccgctaccgggttcagaaatacctgaatctgcacacaagatgcagggagtaaagtgagtactccaactcaatgagtaataatcataactaaagtctgaatggtaaaaAATCACGAAAAGTGCATTAACAtactgtatagaagcagttcaaaaaccaataagaagcaatgaagctgtaaaatctctttaaacatcttagctcagtttaaacttctttgaaaatgactttttcaacagttgcGTAAATGAATGCAAAAAAATTAacgcagataagcacagaaatccgcccctcgggcacaaatacataattaaacaagtacatgacaggcaaataagaaagacaagcacataaggttcgcccctcaggcacaaatacacaattaaacaggtacataacaggcaaataagaaagacaagcacataaggttcgcccctcgggcataatgttaacaaatccgcccctcgggcataatgttAACAAAGcctcccctcgggcaatatctcagaataatactagcccctcgggctatatctcacatcacaatgggtacccgcgctcactgggagtgtgcatacttcgggaggggccctttacggcccaaacacaatatcaagccacctcgtggcatcataaacaggatctcggcctcatatcaatatcaacaagtcacctcgtggcgtacatatctcaggccctcggcctcgtaATCAAATCAATGTatcaccgctgcggcgtgcaccccaaaccaaaagtatcctcacaacacaggacctcggccttactcagtcaaaaatcacataagtcactcgggcaacagtaaaacatgatgtttaacccaaaatataatttaaaatatcatttcaagtgttaaagcggagtaaatatggctgagttttgaaaatagtagaacatagcatgactgagtacaagtttaaagtcaaaacagtgagaaaatatcaataaaaattcgtGAAGGGTTCAAATGgttggcacgagacccaaatatggcatttagcccaaataataatgataacaaatagatttcagtcaaatatatggtaaaatcatcaatcgggacggaccaagtcacaatccccaatagtgcacgaccccacacttgTCATCCAGCGTGtgccttacctcaatatagcactacgatgtgcaatccggggtttcaaaccctcagaacatcatttacaatcattactcacctcgaaccagctaaatctctagctcgtgacgcctttgcccctcgaatcggcctccacgcacgtcgaatctatccaaaatcagaatgagtacgtcaacatatgctaagggaacaaagcccaagcgaaaacaatcaacaaagggcacaaatcccaagattaccaaaacccgagctccgggaccacgtctcaaaattcaatttttttta
The Nicotiana sylvestris chromosome 11, ASM39365v2, whole genome shotgun sequence DNA segment above includes these coding regions:
- the LOC104246087 gene encoding chitinase 2-like — its product is MELNHFLLFILFIVSFRSCRAGNSKLFREYIGAESTSVKLTDVPINSNVEFHFILAFAIDYNYDNSKPSPTNGKFNIFWENNHLNPKEIASIKSRYKNVKIAVSLGGDTVGKNKYVYFKPKSINSWVDNAVSSLSSMIEEYNIDGIDIDYEHFSDTNTNIFAECIGQLVTKLKKSGKIQFASIAPFEDNVVQSHYMTLWKKYGQVIDYVNFQFYAYNKIDVTEFVRNFNKQASNYEGGQILASFVNKGGGLGPKDGFFEACKELKGQGKLGGIFVWCADESTKTGFKYEKMSQNLLASS